In a genomic window of Desulfofalx alkaliphila DSM 12257:
- a CDS encoding HK97 gp10 family phage protein — translation MASNIKIDNLAAEITLAVKEYTEDVSAAVEKELSTTSNAVLKEVKATSPVETGEYKKGWTRKKETTLGGEIKYVIHNKTKGPIAHLLEFGHAKVGGGRVEAIPHIRPAYDKHVPDMEERIKRIIRNGG, via the coding sequence ATGGCTAGCAATATTAAAATTGATAATCTTGCCGCAGAGATCACTCTGGCGGTGAAGGAATATACCGAAGATGTTAGTGCCGCTGTTGAAAAAGAACTTAGCACCACCTCGAACGCCGTGTTAAAGGAAGTCAAGGCCACCTCACCCGTAGAAACCGGGGAATACAAAAAAGGCTGGACTCGAAAAAAAGAAACAACTTTGGGCGGCGAGATTAAATATGTTATCCACAATAAAACCAAAGGGCCAATAGCACACCTATTGGAATTTGGCCATGCCAAGGTTGGTGGTGGCCGGGTGGAGGCGATCCCTCACATACGCCCGGCTTACGACAAACATGTTCCCGATATGGAGGAACGGATCAAGCGGATCATTAGGAATGGGGGTTAG